A region from the Rosa rugosa chromosome 6, drRosRugo1.1, whole genome shotgun sequence genome encodes:
- the LOC133717600 gene encoding aspartyl protease family protein At5g10770-like, whose product MTTMATPSVHSGCSFLANKYLISFCVFVCLNILSSLDKGFALSTHQTDVQLSSLLPASTCSPSTRGHDKKKATLKVVHRHGPCSKMSQPNQYKTTTPTHTQILQQDQARVDSIHSRMGDNLRQTDASIPAKSGSVVGSGNYIVTVGLGSPAKQLSLIFDTGSDLTWTQCQPCVKSCYKQKEPIFDPSLSKSYTNISCNSPFCSQLISATGTKPYCSSGTSTCVYDIQYRDKSFSVGFFAKERLTLTSTDYFDGFLFGCGQNNQGLFGGSAGLLGLGRNKISLVEQSAQKYGRFFSYCLPSTSCATGYLSFGKGGGPSKAVKFTPLSIVSGRGYLGGSFYGLDVVGINVGGCRVSIPASVFSSSGTIIDSGTMITRLPATAYSALRDAFKRGMKSYPQAEALSILDTCYDLSGSSKVSYPKIAFAFSGGLTLDLDATGIFYVASASQVCLAFAGNSDDSDIAIFGNVQQKRLQVVYDVAGGKIGFSPAGCP is encoded by the exons ATGACTACCATGGCAACTCCCAGTGTTCATTCTGGCTGCTCCTTCCTCGCCAACAAGTACTTGATTTCCTTTTGTGTATTTGTATGCCTTAATATTCTCTCTTCTTTGGACAAGGGCTTCGCTTTGAGTACTCATCAGACAGATGTTCAACTCAGCTCTCTACTACCAGCATCGACCTGCAGCCCCTCCACCAGag GTCATGATAAGAAGAAGGCAACACTTAAAGTGGTACACAGGCATGGTCCATGCTCTAAGATGTCCCAGCCTAACCAATACAAGACCACAACTCCAACTCACACTCAGATCCTCCAGCAGGACCAAGCCCGAGTCGACTCAATCCACTCCCGGATGGGTGACAACCTAAGGCAAACCGACGCATCCATCCCCGCCAAGTCCGGCAGCGTAGTGGGCTCGGGAAACTACATTGTGACCGTGGGCTTGGGCTCACCCGCAAAACAACTCTCGCTCATATTCGACACCGGGAGCGACCTCACTTGGACTCAGTGTCAACCTTGTGTCAAGTCATGTTACAAACAGAAGGAGCCCATCTTTGACCCATCCCTCTCCAAATCGTATACCAACATTTCCTGTAATTCACCATTCTGCTCTCAACTCATATCAGCCACAG GTACCAAACCTTATTGCTCAAGCGGCACATCAACTTGCGTATACGACATACAATACAGAGATAAATCCTTCTCCGTGGGATTCTTTGCTAAAGAAAGGTTGACACTAACGTCAACGGACTATTTCGACGGGTTTCTCTTCGGCTGTGGCCAAAACAATCAAGGCCTTTTTGGCGGGTCTGCCGGGTTATTGGGCCTGGGCCGCAACAAAATCTCCCTTGTCGAACAGAGCGCCCAAAAGTACGGCCGCTTCTTTTCCTACTGCCTACCCTCAACTTCCTGTGCCACCGGTTACCTCAGCTTCGGAAAAGGCGGCGGACCCTCCAAAGCTGTCAAGTTCACGCCGCTATCCATTGTATCTGGACGCGGGTACTTAGGCGGGTCCTTTTACGGCCTGGATGTCGTTGGAATCAACGTCGGCGGATGTCGGGTATCGATTCCCGCTTCGGTTTTTTCGTCCTCAGGGACCATTATCGACTCAGGGACGATGATAACGCGGCTTCCGGCAACGGCGTACAGCGCTTTGAGGGATGCATTTAAGCGAGGAATGAAAAGCTACCCGCAAGCTGAGGCGCTTTCGATACTGGACACGTGCTACGACCTGAGCGGGAGCAGCAAGGTGTCGTATCCCAAAATAGCGTTCGCTTTCAGCGGTGGATTGACGTTGGATTTGGATGCGACAGGCATATTTTACGTGGCCAGTGCTTCGCAGGTGTGCTTGGCGTTCGCTGGGAATAGTGATGACAGCGACATTGCCATATTTGGGAATGTTCAACAGAAACGGTTGCAGGTGGTGTATGACGTCGCCGGTGGAAAGATTGGATTTTCCCCTGCCGGTTGCCCCTGA